One Glycine max cultivar Williams 82 chromosome 3, Glycine_max_v4.0, whole genome shotgun sequence DNA window includes the following coding sequences:
- the LOC100500061 gene encoding E3 ubiquitin-protein ligase SINAT2 isoform X1, translating to MHFWDVACHKSRSSCSLSSRKKYCRSGLAMAPGSSVFKEVLESHLMSSDYEMGKAKSEAKSNSTSTKSSIGLSGKSGISSNNGVYELLGCPVCKNLMYPPIHQCPNGHTLCSHCKVEVHNICPSCHHDLGNIRCLALEKVAESLELPCRYQSLGCHDIFPYYTKLKHEQNCGFRPYNCPYAGSECSVMGDIPTLVAHLKDDHKVDMHDGCTFNHRYVKANPHEVENATWMLTVFNSFGRHFCLHFEAFQLGSAPVYMAFLRFMGDDNEAKKFSYSLEVGANGRKLIWQGIPRSIRDSHRKVRDSQDGLIIQRNLALYFSGGERQELKLRITGRIWREE from the exons ATGTAGCATGCCATAAAAGCAGGAGCTCTTGTTCCTTGTCATCTAGAAAGAAATACTGTAGATCTGGGTTAGCAATGGCTCCTGGAAGCAGTGTTTTCAAAGAAGTTCTTGAATCTCACCTGATGTCTTCAGATTATGAAATGGGAAAAGCTAAATCTGAGGCCAAGAGTAACAGTACATCTACAAAATCTAGCATTGGGTTGAGTGGAAAGAGTGGAATTAGTTCAAACAATGGCGTGTATGAATTACTTGGATGCCCCGTTTGCAAGAATTTGATGTATCCCCCAATTCACCAG TGCCCAAATGGCCATACATTATGTTCCCATTGTAAAGTTGAAGTCCATAATATCTGCCCGTCCTGCCATCATGATCTTGGGAATATAAGATGTTTGGCTTTGGAGAAAGTGGCAGAATCATTGGAGCTTCCTTGCAGATATCAGAGTCTTGGTTGCCATGATATATTCCCGTACTATACTAAGCTGAAGCATGAGCAAAATTGTGGATTTCGTCCATACAATTGCCCCTATGCTGGATCTGAGTGCTCTGTGATGGGTGATATTCCTACTCTTGTTGCCCATCTCAAGGATGATCACAAGGTTGACATGCATGATGGATGCACCTTCAATCATCGATATGTCAAAGCAAATCCACATGAAGTTGAAAATGCCACATGGATGCTAACT GTTTTCAATAGTTTTGGAAGACATTTCTGCTTGCACTTTGAGGCGTTCCAGCTTGGCTCGGCTCCAGTGTATATGGCTTTTTTGCGATTCATGGGTGATGACAATGAAGCAAAGAAATTCAGCTACAGCTTGGAGGTTGGTGCAAATGGGCGCAAACTTATATGGCAAGGAATTCCAAGGAGCATTCGGGACAGTCATAGAAAAGTTCGAGATAGTCAAGATGGACTTATAATTCAGAGGAACCTAGCCCTTTATTTTTCTGGTGGAGAAAGACAAGAGTTGAAGTTGAGAATCACTGGTCGTATATGGAGAGAAGAATGA
- the LOC100500061 gene encoding E3 ubiquitin-protein ligase SINAT2 isoform X2, which translates to MAPGSSVFKEVLESHLMSSDYEMGKAKSEAKSNSTSTKSSIGLSGKSGISSNNGVYELLGCPVCKNLMYPPIHQCPNGHTLCSHCKVEVHNICPSCHHDLGNIRCLALEKVAESLELPCRYQSLGCHDIFPYYTKLKHEQNCGFRPYNCPYAGSECSVMGDIPTLVAHLKDDHKVDMHDGCTFNHRYVKANPHEVENATWMLTVFNSFGRHFCLHFEAFQLGSAPVYMAFLRFMGDDNEAKKFSYSLEVGANGRKLIWQGIPRSIRDSHRKVRDSQDGLIIQRNLALYFSGGERQELKLRITGRIWREE; encoded by the exons ATGGCTCCTGGAAGCAGTGTTTTCAAAGAAGTTCTTGAATCTCACCTGATGTCTTCAGATTATGAAATGGGAAAAGCTAAATCTGAGGCCAAGAGTAACAGTACATCTACAAAATCTAGCATTGGGTTGAGTGGAAAGAGTGGAATTAGTTCAAACAATGGCGTGTATGAATTACTTGGATGCCCCGTTTGCAAGAATTTGATGTATCCCCCAATTCACCAG TGCCCAAATGGCCATACATTATGTTCCCATTGTAAAGTTGAAGTCCATAATATCTGCCCGTCCTGCCATCATGATCTTGGGAATATAAGATGTTTGGCTTTGGAGAAAGTGGCAGAATCATTGGAGCTTCCTTGCAGATATCAGAGTCTTGGTTGCCATGATATATTCCCGTACTATACTAAGCTGAAGCATGAGCAAAATTGTGGATTTCGTCCATACAATTGCCCCTATGCTGGATCTGAGTGCTCTGTGATGGGTGATATTCCTACTCTTGTTGCCCATCTCAAGGATGATCACAAGGTTGACATGCATGATGGATGCACCTTCAATCATCGATATGTCAAAGCAAATCCACATGAAGTTGAAAATGCCACATGGATGCTAACT GTTTTCAATAGTTTTGGAAGACATTTCTGCTTGCACTTTGAGGCGTTCCAGCTTGGCTCGGCTCCAGTGTATATGGCTTTTTTGCGATTCATGGGTGATGACAATGAAGCAAAGAAATTCAGCTACAGCTTGGAGGTTGGTGCAAATGGGCGCAAACTTATATGGCAAGGAATTCCAAGGAGCATTCGGGACAGTCATAGAAAAGTTCGAGATAGTCAAGATGGACTTATAATTCAGAGGAACCTAGCCCTTTATTTTTCTGGTGGAGAAAGACAAGAGTTGAAGTTGAGAATCACTGGTCGTATATGGAGAGAAGAATGA
- the LOC100786291 gene encoding probable protein kinase At2g41970, with protein MLCCGGAEEESTGSPANQYPTAPPRGGNTYGGGGNDRGEPRGNVAKSGAPQKVLPIEIPSMPLDELNRLTGNFGTKAFIGEGSYGRVFYAKLSDGTDAAIKKLDTSSSPEPDSDFAAQLSIVSRMKHDNFVELIGYCLEADNRLLVYQYASLGSLHDVLHGRKGVQGAEPGPVLSWNQRAKIAFGAAKGLEFLHEKVQPSIVHRDVRSSNVLLFNDYEAKIADFSLTNQSSDTAARLHSTRVLGTFGYHAPEYAMTGQITQKSDVYSFGVVLLELLTGRKPVDHTMPKGQQSLVTWATPRLSEDKVKQCVDPKLNNDYPPKAIAKLAAVAALCVQYEADFRPNMTIVVKALQPLLNAKPSGPDPHA; from the exons ATGTTGTGCTGCGGAGGTGCAGAGGAGGAGAGCACCGGGTCCCCGGCAAATCAATACCCAACTGCACCACCTAGAGGGGGTAACACATACGGTGGAGGAG GTAATGATAGAGGAGAGCCTAGGGGCAATGTTGCAAAGAGTGGTGCCCCGCAGAAAGTATTGCCAATTGAGATACCCTCTATGCcgttggatgagttaaacaggTTAACAGGGAACTTTGGTACAAAGGCTTTTATTGGCGAAGGTTCATATGGACGAGTTTTCTATGCAAAATTGAGTGATGGCACTGATGCTGCAATTAAGAAGCTGGATACCAGTTCTTCCCCGGAACCTGACTCGGATTTTGCGGCTCAG TTATCGATTGTTTCGAGAATGAAGCATGACAATTTTGTGGAGTTGATTGGATATTGTCTAGAGGCAGATAACAGACTTTTGGTTTATCAATATGCAAGTTTGGGTTCTTTGCATGATGTGTTACATG GAAGGAAGGGTGTACAAGGGGCTGAACCTGGTCCAGTTTTAAGCTGGAACCAGAGAGCAAAAATTGCATTTGGCGCAGCAAAAGGACTTGAGTTTCTTCATGAAAAGGTTCAGCCTTCTATCGTTCACCGCGATGTTAGATCCAGCAATGTCTTACTATTCAATGACTATGAGGCCAAGATAGCTGATTTCAGCTTGACAAATCAGTCTTCTGACACAGCCGCTAGGCTACATTCAACAAGAGTCTTGGGAACATTTGGCTATCATGCCCCAGA GTATGCCATGACTGGACAGATAACCCAGAAAAGTGATGTTTACAGTTTTGGGGTTGTGCTTTTAGAACTCTTGACTGGAAGAAAGCCAGTAGATCACACAATGCCCAAAGGACAACAAAGTCTTGTAACTTGG GCAACTCCAAGGCTTAGTGAGGACAAagtgaaacaatgtgtggaTCCTAAGCTAAACAATGATTATCCGCCAAAGGCTATTGCTAAG TTGGCTGCTGTGGCAGCACTTTGTGTTCAGTATGAAGCTGACTTCAGACCAAACATGACCATTGTTGTCAAAGCTCTCCAGCCACTTCTCAATGCAAAACCGTCTGGTCCCGATCCTCATGCTTGA
- the LOC100786822 gene encoding uncharacterized protein isoform X1, with product MPGLAQRNEHQLTNGSSTPTCSLSANRFWSKNSDEVCYNQLQKFWIELSLQARQKLLRIDKQSLFEQARKNMYCSRCNGLLLEGFLQIAMYGKSLQQEGVDAHFPCNRSGGLKKLNNDESSIINGCQDEIQDPSIHPWGGLTTSRDGSLTLMSCYLYSKSLKGLQIVFDGARARERERELLYPDACGGGGRGWISQGIVSYGRGHGTRETCALHTARLSCDTLVDFWSALGEETRLSLLRMKEEDFIERLMYRFDSKRFCRDCRRNVIREFKELKELRRMCREPRCTSWFCVADSAFQYEVSDDSVQADWRQTFADASGTYHHFEWAVGTTEGKSDILEFENVGLNGCVRASGLDLGGLSACFVTLRAWRLDGRCTELTVKAHSLKGQQCVHCRLIVGDGYVTITKGESIRRFFEHAEEAEEEEDDDSVDKDGNELDGECSRPQKHAKSPELAREFLLDAATIIFKEQVEKAFREGTARQNAHSIFVCLALKLLEDRVHVACKEIITLEKQMKLLEEEEKEKREEEERKERRRTKEREKKLRRKERLKGKEKEKKCSESNDALGSPEISKKELSAVADMEQNTPISCSNLVIETDETNLLRDDSPNIEDEEFSSECSTLKPQDLSYDDCEEEISNAEDEMGQSTIEQSMSSHRKLRCRKEFQLDMPMKWSDRRRYAVVSENSVMVCRSEPRHYGESFVTSSRVMNGLNRQSRINFPTKSNCRNVGPPKYNEKFYSSKNRMNEKCDIHSCSCSLNNESKTRVEQHSPMTRVRRETKPTCQSESARDTSKQFCRGNKNNQVAYMHESNGRPKSKIISGNCPTRDLFQSKKVWEPIESQKKYPCSNSDSDAILRSTKVEGTQSDLVKLSIGEAVDSGGNDDKECNSKRFSGMDESCQNDFHVEAEGSCSSTEIALEESGICPTGGFALNNSSDPTQSSTFSSDNCSSCLSEGDNNTTSSNHENTESSITSDSEDVSQQSEVRNNSDCVETVLSHCHEVAVENSQNASGEGLTRKSSSLIGLSLDGTRNYALGNLVETAQNFDNCFSTTNVCSQLQSMLPPLSNQNIHFPVFQAPSAMGYFHQNPVSWPAAPTNGLIPFPHSNPYLFAGPLGYGLNEDPRFSLRYGALQQPTSLFNPGVPVYQPVARANVLNAEERTQVSKPASLPEHLNGSVAEMVFPAGPISKRPASHGEVRHDNSSKPLENKNDFSLFHFGGPVALSTGCKSAFTSLNGDTVGDFSSKSSADHVEKVHNCNKKETPAMEEYNLFAASNNLRFSIF from the exons ATGCCGGGATTAGCGCAAAGGAATGAACACCAACTTACTAATGGCTCATCCACGCCGACGTGTTCGCTCTCTGCGAATAGATTCTGGTCGAAGAATTCGGACGAGGTTTGCTACAATCAGCTCCAGAAG TTCTGGATTGAGCTGTCGCTGCAAGCTCGGCAAAAACTCTTGAGGATAGACAAACAATCCCTTTTTGAGCAAGCTCGTAAAAATATGTACTGCTCTAGGTGCAATGGGTTGCTTCTTGAGGGTTTTCTGCAGATTGCTATGTATGGGAAATCTTTGCAACAAGAAGGGGTGGATGCTCACTTTCCTTGCAACAGATCCGGAGGTTTGAAAAAGCTAAATAATGACGAATCAAGCATTATCAATGGATGCCAAGATGAAATTCAAGATCCATCTATCCATCCTTGGGGAGGTCTGACTACATCACGTGATGGCTCATTAACACTTATGAGCTGCTACTTGTATTCAAAGTCTTTGAAAGGACTGCAAATT GTCTTTGATGGTGCACGTGCTAGGGAGAGGGAAAGGGAACTGCTTTATCCTGATGCTTGTGGCGGGGGAGGCCGTGGTTGGATAAGTCAAGGAATAGTTAGTTATGGCAGAGGACATGGGACAAGAGAAACGTGTGCCCTGCATACTGCCAGACTTTCATGCGATACACTAGTGGATTTTTGGTCAGCACTGGGAGAGGAGACTCGGCTTTCTCTTTTAAGAATGAAGGAAGAAGATTTTATTGAGAGACTTATGTACAG GTTCGATAGCAAGAGATTTTGCAGAGATTGTAGAAGAAATGTTATTCGAGAATTCAAGGAACTAAAAGAACTGAGGCGCATGTGCAGAGAACCTCGTTGCACCAGCTGGTTTTGTGTTGCTGACTCTGCCTTTCAATATGAG GTATCTGATGACTCAGTTCAAGCTGATTGGCGCCAGACATTTGCTGATGCATCGGGAACCTATCATCACTTTGAGTGGGCTGTGGGGACAACTGAAGGAAAATCTGACATTTTGGAATTTGAAAATGTTGGATTGAATGGATGTGTTCGAGCCAGTGGCCTGGATCTTGGTGGCTTGAGTGCATGTTTTGTTACCCTCCGAGCTTGGAGATTAGATGGACGCTGTACTGAACTTACTGTTAAAGCTCATTCCTTGAAGGGTCAACAGTGTGTACATTGCAGGTTAATTGTAGGAGATGGTTATGTTACAATCACAAAAGGGGAAAGTATCAGAAGGTTCTTTGAGCATGCTGAAGAGGCCGAGGAAGAAGAG GATGATGATTCAGTTGACAAGGATGGGAATGAGCTTGATGGAGAATGCTCCCGTCCCCAAAAGCATGCAAAAAGCCCTGAACTTGCTCGAGAATTTCTTCTAGATGCTGCCACTATTATTTTCAAAGAACAG GTTGAAAAGGCTTTCAGAGAAGGAACAGCACGTCAAAATGCACACAGCATATTTGTTTGTCTTGCACTAAAACTGCTGGAGGATCGAGTGCACGTGGCATGCAAAGAAATCATTACCTTGGAAAAGCAG atgaagcttcttgaagaagaagaaaaggaaaaacgtGAAGAAGAAGAACGCAAGGAGCGGAGAAGGACAAAGGAACGGGAGAAAAAGCTTAGAAGGAAGGAAAgactaaaaggaaaagaaaaagaaaagaagtgttCTGAATCAAATGATGCTCTTGGTTCTCCTGAAATCTCAAAGAAAGAATTGTCTGCAGTTGCTGATATGGAGCAAAATACTCCTATTAGCTGCAGTAATTTAGTTATTGAAACAGATGAAACTAATCTATTGAGGGATGATTCTCCTAACATCGAAGATGAAGAATTCTCTAGTGAGTGTAGTACTTTGAAACCACAAGACCTCTCTTATGATGATTGTGAGGAAGAAATTTCAAATGCAGAAGATGAGATGGGTCAGTCTACAATTGAACAATCAATGTCTTCTCATCGAAAACTAAGATGTAGGAAAGAATTTCAACTTGATATGCCTATGAAGTGGTCTGACAGACGACGATATGCAGTTGTTTCAGAAAATAGTGTGATGGTTTGCAGATCTGAGCCAAGACATTATGGAGAGAGTTTTGTGACATCATCCAGGGTAATGAATGGGTTGAATAGGCAATCAAGAATAAATTTCCCAACAAAATCCAATTGTCGAAATGTTGGTCCTCCCAAGTATAATGAGAAGTTTTATAGTTCCAAGAACCGGATGAATGAAAAATGTGATATTCATTCTTGCAGTTGTAGCTTGAATAATGAATCTAAGACTAGGGTTGAGCAACATTCTCCTATGACCAGAGTTAGGCGGGAGACAAAACCTACCTGTCAGTCTGAATCTGCAAGAGATACATCCAAGCAATTTTGTCGTGGTAATAAGAATAATCAAGTAGCCTATATGCATGAGAGTAATGGAAGACCCAAAAGCAAAATCATCTCAGGGAACTGCCCCACCAGGGATTTGTTTCAATCGAAGAAAGTTTGGGAGCCTATAGAATCTCAAAAGAAATATCCTTGCAGTAATTCTGATTCTGATGCTATTTTGAGGTCCACTAAAGTTGAAGGAACTCAGTCTGATCTGGTCAAGTTGTCTATTGGAGAAGCTGTTGATTCAGGTGGAAATGATGACAAGGAATGTAATTCAAAAAGATTTAGTGGAATGGATGAAAGCTGTCAAAATGATTTTCACGTAGAAGCTGAAGGTTCTTGTAGCTCTACGGAAATTGCTTTGGAGGAATCTGGAATTTGTCCAACTGGAGGCTTTGCCTTAAATAATTCTTCTGATCCAACTCAAAGTAGCACTTTTAGTTCTGATAACTGCTCATCATGCCTAAGTGAGGGTGATAATAATACAACCTCGTCAAACCATGAAAATACAGAATCCTCAATCACATCGGATTCAGAAGATGTTAGCCAGCAATCTGAAGTAAGAAATAATTCGGATTGTGTGGAAACTGTCTTGTCTCATTGTCATGAAGTTGCTGTAGAGAATAGCCAGAATGCAAGTGGTGAGGGTTTGACAAGAAAATCAAGTTCACTGATTGGTCTGTCCTTGGATGGTACAagaaattatgcattggggaaTCTTGTGGAAACTGCCCAAAATTTTGACAATTGTTTTTCCACCACTAATGTGTGTTCTCAACTTCAAAGTATGCTTCCACCGTTGTCAAACCAAAATATACATTTTCCAGTGTTTCAAGCTCCTTCAGCAATGGGTTATTTCCATCAAAATCCAGTTTCATGGCCAGCAGCTCCCACAAATGGGTTGATACCCTTCCCACACTCAAATCCCTATTTATTTGCTGGCCCTCTTGGATATGGCTTAAATGAGGACCCACGCTTCAGCTTGCGGTATGGAGCCTTACAGCAACCAACGTCCTTATTCAACCCTGGTGTTCCAGTTTATCAGCCAGTTGCCAGAGCTAATGTCTTAAATGCAGAGGAGCGGACTCAAGTTTCCAAGCCAGCTTCTTTGCCAGAGCATCTTAACGGATCTGTTGCAGAAATGGTCTTTCCAGCTGGACCTATTTCCAAGAGACCAGCATCACATGGAGAAGTTAGGCATGATAATTCTTCCAAGCCActtgagaataaaaatgatttttccttGTTTCATTTTGGTGGACCTGTAGCCCTATCAACTGGATGTAAATCGGCATTCACTTCTTTGAATGGTGATACTGTTGGCGATTTTTCCTCAAAAAGTTCAGCAGATCATGTCGAGAAGGTTCATAATTGCAATAAGAAAGAGACTCCCGCCATGGAGGAATACAACTTGTTTGCAGCAAGTAATAACCTaaggttttcaattttttaa
- the LOC100786822 gene encoding uncharacterized protein isoform X2, with protein MPGLAQRNEHQLTNGSSTPTCSLSANRFWSKNSDEFWIELSLQARQKLLRIDKQSLFEQARKNMYCSRCNGLLLEGFLQIAMYGKSLQQEGVDAHFPCNRSGGLKKLNNDESSIINGCQDEIQDPSIHPWGGLTTSRDGSLTLMSCYLYSKSLKGLQIVFDGARARERERELLYPDACGGGGRGWISQGIVSYGRGHGTRETCALHTARLSCDTLVDFWSALGEETRLSLLRMKEEDFIERLMYRFDSKRFCRDCRRNVIREFKELKELRRMCREPRCTSWFCVADSAFQYEVSDDSVQADWRQTFADASGTYHHFEWAVGTTEGKSDILEFENVGLNGCVRASGLDLGGLSACFVTLRAWRLDGRCTELTVKAHSLKGQQCVHCRLIVGDGYVTITKGESIRRFFEHAEEAEEEEDDDSVDKDGNELDGECSRPQKHAKSPELAREFLLDAATIIFKEQVEKAFREGTARQNAHSIFVCLALKLLEDRVHVACKEIITLEKQMKLLEEEEKEKREEEERKERRRTKEREKKLRRKERLKGKEKEKKCSESNDALGSPEISKKELSAVADMEQNTPISCSNLVIETDETNLLRDDSPNIEDEEFSSECSTLKPQDLSYDDCEEEISNAEDEMGQSTIEQSMSSHRKLRCRKEFQLDMPMKWSDRRRYAVVSENSVMVCRSEPRHYGESFVTSSRVMNGLNRQSRINFPTKSNCRNVGPPKYNEKFYSSKNRMNEKCDIHSCSCSLNNESKTRVEQHSPMTRVRRETKPTCQSESARDTSKQFCRGNKNNQVAYMHESNGRPKSKIISGNCPTRDLFQSKKVWEPIESQKKYPCSNSDSDAILRSTKVEGTQSDLVKLSIGEAVDSGGNDDKECNSKRFSGMDESCQNDFHVEAEGSCSSTEIALEESGICPTGGFALNNSSDPTQSSTFSSDNCSSCLSEGDNNTTSSNHENTESSITSDSEDVSQQSEVRNNSDCVETVLSHCHEVAVENSQNASGEGLTRKSSSLIGLSLDGTRNYALGNLVETAQNFDNCFSTTNVCSQLQSMLPPLSNQNIHFPVFQAPSAMGYFHQNPVSWPAAPTNGLIPFPHSNPYLFAGPLGYGLNEDPRFSLRYGALQQPTSLFNPGVPVYQPVARANVLNAEERTQVSKPASLPEHLNGSVAEMVFPAGPISKRPASHGEVRHDNSSKPLENKNDFSLFHFGGPVALSTGCKSAFTSLNGDTVGDFSSKSSADHVEKVHNCNKKETPAMEEYNLFAASNNLRFSIF; from the exons ATGCCGGGATTAGCGCAAAGGAATGAACACCAACTTACTAATGGCTCATCCACGCCGACGTGTTCGCTCTCTGCGAATAGATTCTGGTCGAAGAATTCGGACGAG TTCTGGATTGAGCTGTCGCTGCAAGCTCGGCAAAAACTCTTGAGGATAGACAAACAATCCCTTTTTGAGCAAGCTCGTAAAAATATGTACTGCTCTAGGTGCAATGGGTTGCTTCTTGAGGGTTTTCTGCAGATTGCTATGTATGGGAAATCTTTGCAACAAGAAGGGGTGGATGCTCACTTTCCTTGCAACAGATCCGGAGGTTTGAAAAAGCTAAATAATGACGAATCAAGCATTATCAATGGATGCCAAGATGAAATTCAAGATCCATCTATCCATCCTTGGGGAGGTCTGACTACATCACGTGATGGCTCATTAACACTTATGAGCTGCTACTTGTATTCAAAGTCTTTGAAAGGACTGCAAATT GTCTTTGATGGTGCACGTGCTAGGGAGAGGGAAAGGGAACTGCTTTATCCTGATGCTTGTGGCGGGGGAGGCCGTGGTTGGATAAGTCAAGGAATAGTTAGTTATGGCAGAGGACATGGGACAAGAGAAACGTGTGCCCTGCATACTGCCAGACTTTCATGCGATACACTAGTGGATTTTTGGTCAGCACTGGGAGAGGAGACTCGGCTTTCTCTTTTAAGAATGAAGGAAGAAGATTTTATTGAGAGACTTATGTACAG GTTCGATAGCAAGAGATTTTGCAGAGATTGTAGAAGAAATGTTATTCGAGAATTCAAGGAACTAAAAGAACTGAGGCGCATGTGCAGAGAACCTCGTTGCACCAGCTGGTTTTGTGTTGCTGACTCTGCCTTTCAATATGAG GTATCTGATGACTCAGTTCAAGCTGATTGGCGCCAGACATTTGCTGATGCATCGGGAACCTATCATCACTTTGAGTGGGCTGTGGGGACAACTGAAGGAAAATCTGACATTTTGGAATTTGAAAATGTTGGATTGAATGGATGTGTTCGAGCCAGTGGCCTGGATCTTGGTGGCTTGAGTGCATGTTTTGTTACCCTCCGAGCTTGGAGATTAGATGGACGCTGTACTGAACTTACTGTTAAAGCTCATTCCTTGAAGGGTCAACAGTGTGTACATTGCAGGTTAATTGTAGGAGATGGTTATGTTACAATCACAAAAGGGGAAAGTATCAGAAGGTTCTTTGAGCATGCTGAAGAGGCCGAGGAAGAAGAG GATGATGATTCAGTTGACAAGGATGGGAATGAGCTTGATGGAGAATGCTCCCGTCCCCAAAAGCATGCAAAAAGCCCTGAACTTGCTCGAGAATTTCTTCTAGATGCTGCCACTATTATTTTCAAAGAACAG GTTGAAAAGGCTTTCAGAGAAGGAACAGCACGTCAAAATGCACACAGCATATTTGTTTGTCTTGCACTAAAACTGCTGGAGGATCGAGTGCACGTGGCATGCAAAGAAATCATTACCTTGGAAAAGCAG atgaagcttcttgaagaagaagaaaaggaaaaacgtGAAGAAGAAGAACGCAAGGAGCGGAGAAGGACAAAGGAACGGGAGAAAAAGCTTAGAAGGAAGGAAAgactaaaaggaaaagaaaaagaaaagaagtgttCTGAATCAAATGATGCTCTTGGTTCTCCTGAAATCTCAAAGAAAGAATTGTCTGCAGTTGCTGATATGGAGCAAAATACTCCTATTAGCTGCAGTAATTTAGTTATTGAAACAGATGAAACTAATCTATTGAGGGATGATTCTCCTAACATCGAAGATGAAGAATTCTCTAGTGAGTGTAGTACTTTGAAACCACAAGACCTCTCTTATGATGATTGTGAGGAAGAAATTTCAAATGCAGAAGATGAGATGGGTCAGTCTACAATTGAACAATCAATGTCTTCTCATCGAAAACTAAGATGTAGGAAAGAATTTCAACTTGATATGCCTATGAAGTGGTCTGACAGACGACGATATGCAGTTGTTTCAGAAAATAGTGTGATGGTTTGCAGATCTGAGCCAAGACATTATGGAGAGAGTTTTGTGACATCATCCAGGGTAATGAATGGGTTGAATAGGCAATCAAGAATAAATTTCCCAACAAAATCCAATTGTCGAAATGTTGGTCCTCCCAAGTATAATGAGAAGTTTTATAGTTCCAAGAACCGGATGAATGAAAAATGTGATATTCATTCTTGCAGTTGTAGCTTGAATAATGAATCTAAGACTAGGGTTGAGCAACATTCTCCTATGACCAGAGTTAGGCGGGAGACAAAACCTACCTGTCAGTCTGAATCTGCAAGAGATACATCCAAGCAATTTTGTCGTGGTAATAAGAATAATCAAGTAGCCTATATGCATGAGAGTAATGGAAGACCCAAAAGCAAAATCATCTCAGGGAACTGCCCCACCAGGGATTTGTTTCAATCGAAGAAAGTTTGGGAGCCTATAGAATCTCAAAAGAAATATCCTTGCAGTAATTCTGATTCTGATGCTATTTTGAGGTCCACTAAAGTTGAAGGAACTCAGTCTGATCTGGTCAAGTTGTCTATTGGAGAAGCTGTTGATTCAGGTGGAAATGATGACAAGGAATGTAATTCAAAAAGATTTAGTGGAATGGATGAAAGCTGTCAAAATGATTTTCACGTAGAAGCTGAAGGTTCTTGTAGCTCTACGGAAATTGCTTTGGAGGAATCTGGAATTTGTCCAACTGGAGGCTTTGCCTTAAATAATTCTTCTGATCCAACTCAAAGTAGCACTTTTAGTTCTGATAACTGCTCATCATGCCTAAGTGAGGGTGATAATAATACAACCTCGTCAAACCATGAAAATACAGAATCCTCAATCACATCGGATTCAGAAGATGTTAGCCAGCAATCTGAAGTAAGAAATAATTCGGATTGTGTGGAAACTGTCTTGTCTCATTGTCATGAAGTTGCTGTAGAGAATAGCCAGAATGCAAGTGGTGAGGGTTTGACAAGAAAATCAAGTTCACTGATTGGTCTGTCCTTGGATGGTACAagaaattatgcattggggaaTCTTGTGGAAACTGCCCAAAATTTTGACAATTGTTTTTCCACCACTAATGTGTGTTCTCAACTTCAAAGTATGCTTCCACCGTTGTCAAACCAAAATATACATTTTCCAGTGTTTCAAGCTCCTTCAGCAATGGGTTATTTCCATCAAAATCCAGTTTCATGGCCAGCAGCTCCCACAAATGGGTTGATACCCTTCCCACACTCAAATCCCTATTTATTTGCTGGCCCTCTTGGATATGGCTTAAATGAGGACCCACGCTTCAGCTTGCGGTATGGAGCCTTACAGCAACCAACGTCCTTATTCAACCCTGGTGTTCCAGTTTATCAGCCAGTTGCCAGAGCTAATGTCTTAAATGCAGAGGAGCGGACTCAAGTTTCCAAGCCAGCTTCTTTGCCAGAGCATCTTAACGGATCTGTTGCAGAAATGGTCTTTCCAGCTGGACCTATTTCCAAGAGACCAGCATCACATGGAGAAGTTAGGCATGATAATTCTTCCAAGCCActtgagaataaaaatgatttttccttGTTTCATTTTGGTGGACCTGTAGCCCTATCAACTGGATGTAAATCGGCATTCACTTCTTTGAATGGTGATACTGTTGGCGATTTTTCCTCAAAAAGTTCAGCAGATCATGTCGAGAAGGTTCATAATTGCAATAAGAAAGAGACTCCCGCCATGGAGGAATACAACTTGTTTGCAGCAAGTAATAACCTaaggttttcaattttttaa